A region from the Streptomyces sp. 3214.6 genome encodes:
- a CDS encoding PIG-L deacetylase family protein: MIRLGAGRLDRIVAVGAHCDDIAIGAGGTLLTLCHARPGVRVDALVLSGGGSEREQEEQAALAAFCPGADLRLTVHKLPDGRLPAHWEEAKAAVEELRARTDPELILAPRTDDAHQDHRGLAKLIPTAFRDHLVLGYEIVKWDGDLGRPAAYQPLSSETAEQKVRLLQEHYPSQRHRPWYDREAFLGLARIRGIECQARYAEAFDVAKLTLNLGG; encoded by the coding sequence GTGATCCGGCTCGGGGCCGGGCGCCTGGACCGGATCGTCGCGGTGGGCGCGCACTGCGACGACATCGCCATCGGCGCCGGCGGCACGCTGCTGACGCTGTGTCACGCACGGCCGGGTGTCCGCGTCGACGCGCTGGTGCTCTCCGGCGGTGGCAGCGAGCGCGAGCAGGAGGAGCAGGCCGCGCTCGCCGCCTTCTGCCCGGGCGCCGACCTGCGGCTGACCGTGCACAAGCTGCCCGACGGCCGGCTGCCGGCGCACTGGGAGGAGGCCAAGGCCGCGGTCGAGGAGCTGCGCGCCCGGACCGACCCGGAGCTGATCCTGGCCCCGCGCACCGATGACGCGCACCAGGATCACCGCGGCCTGGCGAAGCTGATCCCCACCGCGTTCCGCGACCATCTCGTGCTCGGCTACGAGATCGTCAAGTGGGACGGCGATCTCGGCCGTCCGGCGGCGTACCAGCCGCTGTCGTCGGAGACCGCCGAACAGAAGGTGCGGCTGCTGCAGGAGCACTACCCCTCGCAGCGGCACCGGCCCTGGTACGACCGGGAGGCCTTCCTCGGCCTTGCCCGGATCCGCGGCATCGAATGCCAGGCGCGCTACGCCGAGGCGTTCGACGTCGCCAAACTCACGCTCAACCTGGGGGGTTGA
- the rfbC gene encoding dTDP-4-dehydrorhamnose 3,5-epimerase, translating into MKAIEVPEITGAFLFEPTPYADERGFFCRTFDADVVRSVGLNPDTFVQDSLSRSARGVLRGLHLRSGAGEAKLVRCSYGRIFDVVVDLRADSPTYRNRGFFELSDETQVTLYIPAGCAHGFQALTETADTSYRIDRPHDPAEDVTIAFDDPELAIPWPLPVTSMSQRDREAPSLAEVLKQQ; encoded by the coding sequence ATGAAAGCGATCGAAGTCCCCGAGATCACGGGCGCGTTCCTGTTCGAGCCGACGCCGTACGCCGACGAACGCGGCTTCTTCTGCCGCACCTTCGACGCCGACGTGGTCCGCTCGGTGGGCCTGAACCCGGACACCTTCGTCCAGGACAGCCTGTCCCGCTCGGCCCGGGGCGTGCTGCGGGGCCTGCACCTGCGCTCCGGCGCCGGCGAGGCCAAGCTGGTGCGGTGCTCGTACGGGAGGATCTTCGACGTCGTCGTGGACCTGCGGGCGGACTCGCCGACCTACCGCAACCGGGGCTTCTTCGAGCTGTCCGACGAGACACAGGTGACCCTGTACATCCCGGCGGGGTGCGCGCACGGCTTCCAGGCGCTCACCGAAACCGCCGACACCTCCTACCGGATCGACCGCCCGCACGATCCGGCCGAGGACGTGACGATCGCGTTCGACGACCCGGAGCTCGCCATTCCCTGGCCGCTGCCGGTCACTTCGATGTCCCAGCGGGACCGCGAGGCGCCGAGCCTCGCCGAGGTCCTGAAGCAACAGTAG
- a CDS encoding NAD-dependent epimerase/dehydratase family protein gives MRVLLTGHQGYLGTVMAPVLAAAGHEVVGLDAGLFADCVLGPTPADPPGHRVDLRDVTAEHVAGVDAVIHLAALSNDPLGSLAPDLTYDINHHASVRLARLARDAGVRRFLYASTCSVYGAAGGDDLVAEDAPLRPVTPYAESKVRVEDDLHALADGDFSPVYMRNATAFGYSPRLRADIVLNNLVGHALLSGEVLVLSDGTPWRPLVHAADIARAFAAALVAPREAVHDRAFNIGSEINNVTVAEIADQVAEAVSGAKVVITGENGADPRSYRVDFSRFRSAIPGFDCEWTVKQGALELADAYRKHGLAREDFERRFTRLAVLRAASEAGTVDDTLRWRR, from the coding sequence TTGCGCGTACTACTGACCGGACACCAGGGCTATCTGGGCACCGTGATGGCCCCGGTCCTCGCGGCCGCCGGACACGAGGTCGTCGGCCTGGACGCCGGCCTGTTCGCCGACTGCGTCCTCGGCCCGACCCCCGCGGACCCGCCGGGGCACCGGGTGGACCTGCGCGACGTCACGGCCGAACACGTGGCCGGAGTGGACGCCGTGATCCACCTGGCCGCGCTGTCCAACGACCCGCTGGGATCGCTGGCGCCGGACCTCACCTACGACATCAACCACCACGCGTCCGTACGGCTGGCCCGGCTGGCCCGCGACGCCGGGGTGCGGCGCTTCCTGTACGCGTCGACCTGCTCGGTCTACGGCGCCGCAGGCGGCGACGACCTGGTGGCCGAGGACGCCCCGCTGCGCCCGGTGACGCCGTACGCGGAGTCCAAGGTGCGGGTCGAGGACGATCTGCACGCGCTCGCCGACGGCGACTTCAGCCCGGTGTACATGCGCAACGCCACCGCCTTCGGCTACTCGCCCCGGCTGCGCGCCGACATCGTGCTGAACAACCTGGTGGGCCACGCGCTCCTGTCCGGCGAGGTCCTTGTGCTCTCCGACGGCACGCCCTGGCGCCCGCTGGTGCACGCCGCCGACATCGCCCGGGCCTTCGCGGCCGCGCTGGTCGCGCCGCGGGAAGCGGTGCACGACCGGGCGTTCAACATCGGCAGCGAGATCAACAACGTGACGGTCGCCGAGATCGCCGACCAGGTCGCCGAGGCGGTGTCCGGGGCGAAGGTGGTGATCACCGGGGAGAACGGCGCCGATCCGCGGTCCTACCGAGTGGACTTCTCCCGGTTCCGTTCGGCGATCCCCGGCTTCGACTGCGAGTGGACGGTGAAGCAGGGCGCGCTCGAACTCGCCGACGCCTACCGGAAGCACGGGCTGGCCCGGGAGGACTTCGAGCGGCGCTTCACCCGGCTCGCCGTGCTGCGCGCCGCGTCCGAGGCCGGCACGGTCGACGACACCCTGCGGTGGCGCCGGTGA
- a CDS encoding response regulator transcription factor encodes MRRTILVVEDDHALRDVVMRGLREEDFDTVPAPDGATALRLATADICAAVLDIGLPDADGRDVCQAMRANGFLSPVIFLTAHHRLPDRLSGFSAGGDDYLTKPFHLTELAARLRAALKRAAPPPAATTGDLVLDAVRHMVSVRGTRVDLTPTEFRLLAVLMAASGGIVRRRELVRAGWPEGAQVHDNTLDQYLTRLRRKLREAGSDRTIGTARGIGHRLS; translated from the coding sequence ATGCGCCGGACGATCCTGGTCGTCGAGGACGATCACGCCCTGCGTGACGTGGTGATGCGCGGGCTGCGCGAGGAGGACTTCGACACCGTGCCCGCGCCGGACGGCGCCACCGCCCTGCGGCTGGCCACCGCCGACATCTGTGCCGCCGTGCTCGACATCGGGCTGCCCGACGCCGACGGGCGGGACGTGTGCCAGGCGATGCGCGCGAACGGATTCCTCTCCCCGGTCATCTTCCTGACCGCCCATCACCGGCTGCCCGACCGGCTGTCCGGGTTCTCGGCCGGCGGCGACGACTACCTCACCAAGCCGTTCCACCTCACCGAACTCGCGGCCCGCCTGCGGGCAGCCCTCAAACGGGCCGCGCCGCCGCCTGCCGCCACGACAGGAGACCTGGTACTGGACGCCGTCCGGCACATGGTCAGCGTCCGAGGAACCCGGGTCGATCTGACCCCGACCGAGTTCCGTCTCCTGGCCGTGCTCATGGCGGCCTCCGGCGGCATCGTGCGCCGCCGCGAACTGGTCCGGGCAGGCTGGCCCGAGGGCGCCCAGGTCCACGACAACACCCTCGACCAGTACTTGACCCGACTGCGCCGCAAGCTGCGCGAGGCGGGCAGCGACCGCACGATCGGCACGGCCCGCGGGATCGGCCACCGCCTGTCATGA
- a CDS encoding sensor histidine kinase, with the protein MSGPRHRPWPAVTALLNRLAPRTLRGRLSLVALTTATLLMLVLTVAFNAVAGHRLQHQADDELRTRAAAVATTVDTSGTTVRVLETSHDELLDTNVWIYTGRRLLEEPPNAGPLTRVADALAGRGGRTCVTADVHGPLRLCSQPISGEKSEATVVTALDLSPYRSSADTLLLGSLALDAVMLACTYALTRLAVGRALRPVRTMTDQAIQWSAVASEERFGQMRHPAELARLGTSLDSMLDRIRTLLRYERQLTGELSHELRTPLSRIIAELDWWQTRPRTADQTRAAHKVIADAAESMRTICDTLLDDARGGTLTAPGTADLPPTLHRLAELLDVPPHLTVTIDSAPLTAGVPPALLERIVSPLLANACRYARADVTVRAHRTPDGVRVDVVDDGPGVPPPFVGQLFEPGRRADPGDGHEGAGLGLPLARRLARSVGGEVAYDPGHAPGARFVVSLPAG; encoded by the coding sequence ATGAGCGGTCCCCGCCACCGGCCGTGGCCTGCCGTGACCGCTCTCCTGAACCGTCTGGCGCCCCGCACACTGCGCGGCCGGCTCTCCCTCGTGGCCCTCACCACGGCCACGCTGCTGATGCTGGTCCTCACCGTCGCCTTCAACGCCGTGGCCGGCCACCGCCTCCAGCACCAGGCGGACGACGAACTGCGCACCCGCGCCGCCGCGGTCGCGACGACCGTCGACACCAGCGGCACGACGGTACGCGTCCTGGAAACCTCCCACGACGAACTCCTCGACACCAACGTCTGGATCTACACCGGCCGACGCCTGCTGGAAGAGCCGCCGAACGCCGGCCCCCTGACCCGCGTCGCCGACGCACTCGCCGGGCGCGGCGGGCGGACCTGCGTCACCGCCGATGTCCACGGCCCCCTCCGGCTGTGCTCGCAGCCGATCTCCGGGGAGAAGAGCGAGGCCACGGTGGTCACGGCACTCGACCTCTCCCCCTACCGGAGTTCGGCCGACACCCTGCTCCTGGGATCGCTCGCCCTGGACGCCGTGATGCTCGCCTGCACCTACGCCCTGACCCGGCTGGCGGTCGGCCGCGCGCTGCGCCCCGTCCGCACCATGACCGACCAGGCCATCCAGTGGAGCGCCGTCGCCTCCGAAGAACGCTTCGGCCAGATGCGGCACCCGGCCGAACTCGCCCGCCTCGGTACGTCGCTGGACTCCATGCTGGACCGCATCCGCACCCTGCTGCGCTACGAGCGGCAGCTCACCGGCGAGCTCTCGCACGAGCTGCGTACCCCGCTGAGCCGGATCATCGCCGAACTCGACTGGTGGCAGACCCGCCCGCGCACGGCGGACCAGACCCGCGCCGCCCACAAGGTCATCGCGGACGCCGCCGAGTCCATGCGGACCATCTGCGACACCCTCCTGGACGACGCCCGGGGCGGCACACTCACCGCTCCGGGCACCGCCGACCTCCCGCCCACGCTGCACCGCCTCGCCGAACTCCTGGACGTGCCGCCCCACTTGACGGTCACCATCGACAGCGCACCTCTGACGGCCGGAGTCCCACCCGCCCTCCTCGAACGCATCGTCAGCCCGCTCCTCGCCAACGCCTGCCGCTACGCCCGCGCCGACGTCACCGTCCGCGCCCACCGCACACCCGACGGCGTGCGCGTCGACGTCGTCGATGACGGTCCCGGCGTACCGCCCCCGTTCGTCGGACAGCTCTTCGAGCCCGGTCGACGTGCGGATCCCGGCGACGGCCATGAGGGAGCGGGCCTGGGGCTGCCGCTGGCGCGACGCCTGGCCCGCTCCGTCGGCGGCGAAGTGGCGTACGACCCCGGGCACGCGCCCGGGGCACGGTTCGTGGTCAGCCTGCCCGCCGGGTGA
- a CDS encoding DUF4910 domain-containing protein, with the protein MAPVTEHGEEMYALVERLYPLCRSITGDGVRATLDIVGEYVPLQTHEVPTGTQVLDWTVPQEWNIRDAYIADATGHRVVDFAASSLHVLGYSVPVSATMPLSELRGHLHTLPDHPSWVPYRTSYYQPQWGFCLAQETLDAMPDGEYEVRIDSTLADGHLTYAEHVVPGQVADEVIVSCHVCHPSLANDNLAGIAVATFLARALATTTPYHTYRFIFAPGTIGAITWLARNAERVERVKHGLVLACAGDPGSLTYKQSRRGDAEIDRVMRHVLTASERPHQVNEFTPYGYDERQYCSPGFDLGVGSLTRTPYAGYPEYHTSADNLDFVSPQAMADTLAVCREAFAVLDRNRRYVNLSPYGEPQLGRRGLYDALGGRSDTKQAQMAMLWVLNLSDGEHSLLDVAERSGLPFDTVADAADALHEAGLIKT; encoded by the coding sequence GTGGCGCCGGTGACCGAGCACGGCGAGGAGATGTACGCCCTGGTGGAGCGGCTGTACCCGCTGTGCCGGAGCATCACGGGCGACGGGGTGCGCGCCACCCTGGACATCGTCGGCGAGTACGTCCCGCTGCAGACGCACGAGGTGCCGACCGGGACCCAGGTCCTCGACTGGACGGTGCCGCAGGAGTGGAACATCCGCGACGCGTACATCGCCGACGCCACCGGCCACCGGGTCGTCGACTTCGCCGCGTCCAGCCTGCACGTCCTCGGCTACAGCGTGCCGGTGTCGGCGACCATGCCGCTGTCCGAGCTGCGCGGACACCTGCACACCCTGCCGGACCACCCGTCCTGGGTGCCGTACCGCACCAGCTACTACCAGCCGCAGTGGGGGTTCTGCCTGGCCCAGGAGACCCTGGACGCGATGCCGGACGGCGAGTACGAGGTGCGCATCGACTCCACGCTCGCCGACGGCCATCTCACCTACGCCGAGCACGTGGTTCCCGGGCAGGTCGCCGACGAGGTGATCGTCTCCTGCCATGTCTGCCACCCGTCGCTGGCCAACGACAACCTGGCCGGCATCGCGGTGGCGACGTTCCTGGCCCGTGCGCTGGCGACCACGACGCCGTACCACACCTACCGGTTCATCTTCGCGCCCGGCACCATCGGGGCGATCACCTGGCTGGCCCGCAACGCGGAGCGGGTGGAGCGGGTCAAGCACGGGCTGGTGCTGGCCTGCGCCGGCGACCCGGGCAGCCTGACGTACAAGCAGAGCAGGCGCGGCGACGCGGAGATCGACCGGGTGATGCGGCACGTACTGACCGCATCCGAACGCCCGCATCAGGTCAACGAGTTCACTCCGTACGGCTACGACGAGCGGCAGTACTGCTCGCCCGGGTTCGATCTCGGCGTGGGCTCGCTCACCCGTACCCCGTACGCGGGCTACCCCGAGTACCACACCTCGGCGGACAACCTGGACTTCGTCTCCCCTCAGGCGATGGCGGACACCCTCGCCGTCTGCCGCGAGGCGTTCGCCGTCCTGGACCGCAACCGGCGGTACGTCAACCTCAGCCCGTACGGCGAACCACAGCTGGGGCGACGCGGGTTGTACGACGCGCTCGGCGGCCGCAGCGACACCAAGCAGGCCCAGATGGCCATGCTCTGGGTGCTCAACCTCTCCGACGGCGAGCACAGTCTGCTGGACGTCGCGGAGCGGTCCGGACTGCCGTTCGACACCGTCGCCGACGCGGCCGACGCGCTGCACGAGGCAGGGCTGATCAAGACATGA
- a CDS encoding glutamate-1-semialdehyde 2,1-aminomutase — translation MIPGGAHTYAKGDDQYPEHLAPVISHGHGAHVWDVDGNRYVEYGSGLRSVSLGHAHPRVIEAVRRELDRGSNFVRPSIVEVEAAERFLATVPTAEMVKFAKNGSDATTAAVRLARAATGRPRVALCADHPFFSVDDWFIGTTPMSAGIPAATNELTVSFPYGDLAATEELLTRYQGEVACLILEPATHSEPPPGYLAGLRELADRHGCVLIFDEMITGLRWSEAGAQGLYGVVPDLSTFGKALGNGFAVSALAGRRELMERGGLRHSGERVFLLSTTHGAETHSLAAAMAVLTTYVEEGVTARLHALGERLAAGVRDAAAAMGVGDHLVVRGRASNLVFATLDENLQPSQRYRTLFLRRLLAGGVLAPSFVVSSALDDADIDHTVDVVAQACAVYRKALDAADPTPWLAGRPVQPVFRRLA, via the coding sequence ATGATCCCCGGGGGCGCGCACACCTACGCCAAGGGCGACGACCAGTATCCCGAGCACCTGGCCCCGGTCATCAGCCACGGCCACGGCGCCCACGTGTGGGACGTCGACGGCAACCGCTACGTCGAGTACGGCTCCGGTCTGCGGTCGGTCAGCCTCGGCCACGCCCACCCACGCGTGATCGAGGCGGTGCGCAGGGAACTCGACCGCGGCAGCAACTTCGTCCGGCCGTCCATCGTGGAGGTCGAAGCCGCGGAACGGTTCCTGGCGACGGTGCCCACCGCCGAGATGGTGAAGTTCGCGAAGAACGGCTCCGACGCCACCACCGCCGCGGTGCGCCTCGCCCGCGCCGCCACCGGGCGCCCGCGGGTGGCTCTCTGCGCCGACCATCCGTTCTTCTCCGTCGACGACTGGTTCATCGGCACCACCCCGATGTCCGCCGGCATTCCGGCGGCGACCAACGAGCTCACCGTGTCCTTCCCCTACGGTGACCTGGCCGCCACGGAGGAACTGCTCACCCGGTACCAGGGCGAGGTCGCCTGCCTGATCCTCGAACCCGCCACCCACAGCGAGCCGCCGCCCGGGTACCTCGCCGGCCTGCGCGAACTCGCCGACCGGCACGGCTGCGTGCTGATCTTCGATGAGATGATCACCGGCCTGCGCTGGTCCGAGGCGGGCGCCCAGGGCCTGTACGGCGTCGTCCCCGACCTCTCCACGTTCGGCAAGGCGCTGGGCAACGGGTTCGCCGTCTCCGCGCTGGCCGGGCGCCGCGAGCTGATGGAGCGGGGCGGGCTGCGTCACTCCGGAGAGCGGGTGTTCCTGCTGTCCACCACGCACGGTGCGGAGACGCACTCCCTGGCAGCCGCGATGGCCGTGCTCACCACCTACGTCGAAGAGGGCGTCACCGCCCGGCTGCACGCCCTCGGCGAGCGGTTGGCAGCCGGTGTCCGCGACGCCGCGGCCGCCATGGGCGTCGGCGACCACCTCGTCGTCCGGGGCCGGGCCAGCAACCTGGTCTTCGCCACCCTCGACGAGAACCTCCAGCCGTCACAGCGGTACCGGACCCTGTTCCTGCGCCGGCTTCTCGCGGGCGGGGTGCTGGCCCCGTCGTTCGTGGTGAGCAGCGCGCTCGACGACGCCGACATCGATCACACCGTCGACGTGGTGGCCCAGGCGTGTGCGGTGTACCGGAAGGCACTTGACGCGGCCGACCCCACCCCCTGGCTGGCAGGGCGGCCGGTGCAGCCCGTGTTCCGCCGCCTGGCGTGA
- a CDS encoding COG4705 family protein: MTTDHLTHDRHARHARHIASKVPEVTVYFWIIKVLTTGMGETASDFLAHLLGPVPAVGVGGVALAAALVVQFAVRRYVAWIYWTAIVMVSVFGTMAADVLHVGLGVPYTLSTPFFMVALAAVFVLWYRSERTLSIHSIHTRRRETFYWAAVLATFALGTAAGDLTATIGLGYLGSAVLYAVAIAVPAVAHRGGSLNAVAAFWAAYVITRPLGASVADWMAVGHDRGGLDLGLGPVTLSWTVAILGFVGYLAASHKDVRHDVMP, encoded by the coding sequence ATGACGACTGATCACCTCACTCACGACCGGCATGCGCGCCACGCCCGACACATAGCGAGCAAGGTGCCGGAGGTGACCGTCTACTTCTGGATCATCAAGGTGCTGACGACGGGCATGGGCGAGACGGCCTCCGACTTTCTCGCCCATCTGCTCGGCCCTGTCCCTGCTGTCGGTGTCGGCGGCGTCGCCCTGGCGGCCGCTCTGGTGGTGCAGTTCGCCGTCCGCCGGTACGTGGCCTGGATCTACTGGACGGCGATCGTCATGGTCAGCGTGTTCGGCACGATGGCCGCCGACGTCCTGCACGTCGGCCTCGGTGTGCCGTACACGCTGTCGACGCCGTTCTTCATGGTGGCGCTGGCCGCCGTCTTCGTCCTCTGGTACCGCAGCGAACGCACCCTGTCCATCCACAGCATCCACACCCGGCGCCGCGAGACCTTCTACTGGGCCGCGGTGCTGGCCACGTTCGCGTTGGGCACCGCCGCGGGCGACCTCACCGCCACGATCGGCCTCGGTTACCTGGGCTCCGCGGTCCTGTACGCCGTCGCGATCGCCGTACCGGCCGTCGCTCACCGAGGGGGGAGCCTGAACGCGGTGGCCGCCTTCTGGGCCGCGTACGTCATCACCCGCCCGCTGGGGGCCTCCGTCGCCGACTGGATGGCCGTCGGCCACGACCGAGGCGGACTCGACCTGGGTCTGGGGCCGGTCACGCTGTCCTGGACGGTGGCCATCCTCGGCTTCGTCGGCTATCTGGCGGCCTCTCACAAGGACGTCCGGCATGACGTCATGCCGTGA
- a CDS encoding polysaccharide pyruvyl transferase family protein has protein sequence MTSADETPVRVGLFGLLGSGNLGNDGSLEAVLGYLRAEHPDAVVDALCGGPEAVTAKFGIPATRLHWNRGEYRTASRAGAIASKGLGKLVDAFRTAAWVRRHDVVIVPGMGVLEATLPLRPWGFPYSLFLLCASGRLTRTRVALVGVGAAEIRNRPTRALVRWSARLAAYRSYRDGQSRDAMRAMGVDTARDEVYPDLAFSLPTPPASAPTGTPGTVCLGVMDFHGGNDDRARADEIYRRYLDGTIRFVRALVEEGRPVRLLTGDQCDLSVVAAVLDAVDSPLVTAAEPASLADLMNEMAAADTVVAVRYHNLICALKTGTPVLALCYAAKSDALMDRMGLGAYCHPAREVDADRLLEQFRSLEKRSAELREILAERNLATARQLEDQFTALTAALFPTTDHEQAHARQEAP, from the coding sequence ATGACGTCCGCGGACGAAACTCCGGTGCGGGTGGGGCTGTTCGGCCTGCTCGGCTCCGGCAACCTCGGCAACGACGGATCGCTGGAAGCCGTGCTCGGCTACCTCCGCGCCGAGCACCCGGACGCGGTCGTGGACGCGCTGTGCGGCGGACCCGAAGCGGTGACGGCGAAGTTCGGGATCCCCGCGACGCGGCTGCACTGGAACCGCGGGGAGTACCGGACCGCGTCGCGTGCGGGCGCGATCGCTTCGAAGGGTCTGGGCAAACTCGTCGACGCCTTCCGCACCGCTGCCTGGGTGCGCCGGCACGACGTCGTGATCGTGCCCGGCATGGGCGTACTGGAGGCCACCCTGCCGCTGCGGCCGTGGGGCTTCCCGTACTCCCTGTTCCTGCTCTGCGCGAGCGGACGGTTGACGCGCACCCGGGTCGCGCTGGTCGGCGTCGGCGCCGCCGAGATCCGCAACCGCCCGACCCGGGCCCTGGTGCGCTGGTCGGCGCGGCTGGCCGCGTACCGGTCGTACCGGGACGGCCAGTCCCGGGACGCGATGCGGGCGATGGGCGTGGACACCGCGCGCGACGAGGTCTACCCCGACCTCGCGTTCTCCCTGCCGACACCGCCGGCGAGCGCGCCCACCGGCACGCCGGGTACCGTCTGCCTCGGCGTCATGGACTTCCACGGCGGCAACGACGATCGCGCCCGGGCCGATGAGATATACCGGCGCTACCTCGACGGCACGATCCGGTTCGTCCGCGCGCTGGTCGAGGAGGGCAGGCCGGTCCGGCTGCTCACCGGCGACCAGTGCGACTTGTCGGTGGTCGCCGCTGTCCTGGACGCGGTCGACTCACCACTGGTCACCGCGGCCGAACCGGCCTCGCTGGCCGACCTGATGAACGAGATGGCGGCCGCCGACACCGTGGTGGCCGTCCGCTACCACAACCTGATCTGCGCGCTGAAGACCGGAACGCCCGTGCTCGCCCTCTGCTATGCGGCGAAGAGCGACGCGCTCATGGACCGGATGGGCCTCGGCGCGTACTGCCACCCGGCTCGCGAGGTCGACGCCGACCGGCTGCTCGAGCAGTTCCGGTCCTTGGAGAAGCGCTCGGCGGAGCTGCGGGAGATACTCGCCGAGCGGAACCTGGCCACCGCCCGGCAACTCGAGGACCAGTTCACCGCGTTGACCGCGGCCCTGTTCCCGACGACCGACCACGAGCAGGCCCACGCCCGGCAGGAGGCTCCATGA
- a CDS encoding phosphatase PAP2 family protein — MTGRSAPAVLPRPLRVWLGLIAALAALVVVVLGVVYAGHGEPGRVDRWIIQPTADSVRPPWRRVALVMDFLGEPAGSVMLVTAVVAGCLLLRRPRAAVLVVAGTTLTVGTTTLLKHVVGRTIHGDDNLSYPSGHTAFLTALALVVALPATGRLGLGRTAGTSLVLAAALVAGAAMGWAQVALGAHYPTDVLGGWCTALAVIPATAWLIDRTADARQPERR; from the coding sequence GTGACCGGCCGGTCGGCGCCCGCGGTGCTGCCCCGGCCGCTGCGCGTGTGGCTCGGACTGATCGCGGCGCTCGCCGCCCTGGTGGTCGTCGTGCTCGGTGTCGTGTACGCCGGCCACGGCGAGCCCGGCAGGGTGGACCGCTGGATCATCCAGCCGACGGCGGACAGCGTGCGGCCGCCCTGGAGGCGCGTCGCCCTGGTCATGGACTTCCTGGGGGAGCCCGCCGGATCGGTGATGCTTGTCACGGCCGTCGTGGCGGGCTGCCTGCTGCTTCGGCGTCCTCGCGCGGCGGTGCTCGTCGTCGCCGGCACCACCCTGACCGTGGGGACGACGACGCTGCTCAAGCACGTGGTGGGACGCACCATCCACGGCGACGACAACCTGTCCTATCCGAGCGGGCACACCGCCTTCCTCACCGCGCTCGCCCTCGTGGTGGCCCTGCCCGCGACCGGCCGGCTCGGCCTCGGCAGGACGGCCGGCACGTCACTCGTTCTCGCCGCGGCGCTGGTCGCCGGCGCCGCCATGGGCTGGGCGCAGGTCGCCCTGGGCGCGCACTACCCGACCGACGTCCTCGGCGGCTGGTGCACCGCGCTGGCGGTGATCCCGGCGACCGCATGGCTGATCGACAGGACCGCCGACGCCCGTCAGCCAGAACGCCGCTGA
- a CDS encoding glycosyltransferase family 2 protein: MTSQPRLTIGLPVYNGEEYLAESLDALLGQTYEDFELVISDNASTDGTEDICRKYAAQDARIRYLRLPRNVGATPNHNRVFAECRGELFKWASHDDLYARDLLRRCVQALDEQPDVILAHADQAVIDADGQVKVPYEYTLATDSPQAPERFRSMLFEPGGDDFYGVIRADALRRVKPMDSYHHADRTFVAEIALHGRFHQVPELLYFRRDHPTRAERANPSKRSRCVNLDPRRAGLLHPTPRLLAEYVWGFTSAIRRAPLSPADRRACYRHLAAWMTSRVRPGAGERVEDRAPVDPAKLTVSVDALVAGREGRRA; this comes from the coding sequence ATGACCTCCCAACCCAGGCTGACCATCGGCCTGCCCGTGTACAACGGCGAGGAGTACCTGGCGGAATCGCTCGACGCCCTGCTCGGCCAGACCTACGAGGACTTCGAGCTGGTCATCTCCGACAACGCCTCGACCGACGGGACCGAGGACATCTGCCGTAAGTACGCCGCGCAGGACGCGCGCATCCGGTACCTTCGGCTGCCCCGCAACGTCGGCGCCACGCCGAACCACAACCGGGTGTTCGCCGAGTGCCGCGGCGAACTGTTCAAGTGGGCCTCGCACGACGACCTCTACGCCCGCGATCTGCTGCGACGCTGCGTCCAGGCCCTGGACGAGCAGCCCGACGTGATCCTCGCGCACGCCGACCAGGCGGTCATCGACGCCGACGGCCAGGTCAAGGTCCCCTACGAGTACACCCTTGCGACCGACTCGCCGCAGGCGCCGGAGCGCTTCCGCAGCATGCTGTTCGAGCCCGGCGGCGACGACTTCTACGGGGTGATCCGGGCCGACGCGCTGCGCCGGGTGAAGCCGATGGACAGCTACCACCACGCGGACCGCACCTTCGTCGCCGAGATCGCCCTGCACGGCCGCTTCCACCAGGTGCCGGAGCTGCTGTACTTCCGCCGCGACCACCCCACCCGCGCCGAGCGGGCGAACCCGTCCAAGCGCTCCCGGTGCGTCAACCTGGACCCGCGCCGGGCAGGTCTGCTGCACCCGACGCCCCGGCTGCTCGCCGAGTACGTCTGGGGCTTCACCTCGGCGATCCGGCGGGCCCCGCTGTCCCCGGCCGACCGGCGCGCCTGCTACCGCCACCTGGCCGCCTGGATGACCAGCCGGGTCCGGCCCGGCGCGGGCGAGCGGGTGGAGGACCGCGCCCCGGTCGACCCGGCCAAGCTGACCGTCTCCGTCGACGCCCTCGTCGCCGGCCGAGAGGGGAGGCGCGCATGA